The following nucleotide sequence is from Solidesulfovibrio carbinolicus.
GTGCCGCCGAAATAAAACGGCACGTTGAACTGTTGGATCAGCATCATGGGCAACACGCAGACGGCGGAGATGTACATCGAACCCCACAGGGTGATGCGCACCAGCACCTTGTCGATGTATTCCTTGGTCTTGGCCCCGGGACGAATACCCGGAATAAAGCCGCCCTGCTTGCGGATGTTCTCGGCGATATCATTGGGATCAAAGATAATGGCCGTATAGAAATAGCAGAAGAAGACAATCAGCGCGATAAAGATCACATTGTAGGTCATCGTCTCCGGTGAAAACACCGAGGCCACGGTCTTCAGCCAAGGCACGCTCGAAAACTCGCCCAAGGTCGCCGGGAAAAGCAGAATCGAGGAGGCGAAAATGGGCGGGATAACGCCGGCCGTGTTGACGCGCAGCGGCAGATGGGTGGTCTGGCCGCCGTACATTTTTCGTCCGACCATGCGCTTGGCGTATTGGATGGGAATACGTCGCTGCCCTCGCTCCATGAACACGATGGCGACCAGCACGGCCAGCATCAGCGCCACGATAAGGATGAGCATAAGCGGCGAAAGTTCCCCGGCCTTGAGCAGATCGAAGGTAGAGAGCACGGCGCGCGGCAATCCGGCCACGATGCCGGAATAGATGATCAGCGAAATACCGTTGCCGATCCCCTTCTCCGTCAGCTGCTCGCCAAGCCACATAAGAAACACCGTGCCGGCGCACAGCGTGATGATGGTCATGAGGCGAAAGCCCCAGCCAGGCATGAGCACCACCGGCGCGCCCGTGGGGCTGGCCATGCTTTCCAGGCCAACGGCGATGCCGAAGCCCTGGATGCAGGTGATGAGCACCGTGCCGTAGCGGGTGTACTGGGTGATCTTTTTCTTCCCGGCGGCGCCCTCCTCCTTCTGCATCTTGGCCAGCTCGGGGCTGACCACGGTCAGCAGCTGGATAATGATGGAGGCGGAGATGTAGGGCATGATCCCCAGGGCGAAGATGGAGAGGTTGCGCAGCCCTCCGCCGGAGAACATGTCGAACAGGCCAAAAAGGGTGTTCTTGGCGCTTTCGAAGAAATCCGCCAGCGCGGCCGAATCAACGCCCGGCACCGGGACATGCACGCCGATGCGGTAGACGGCCACAAGCAGGAAGGTCCAAAGGAGCTTTTTTTTCAGCTCCGGCAGACGGGCCAGATTTTCGACTCCGGTAAGGGCCACGGCAACTTCCGTTTATTCAGTAGGGGTTTCGGTCAAAGCCTCGGGCGTTCCCAGGGCGATGACCTTGCCGCCGGCGGCGGTGATTTTCTCAGCCGCCTTGGCGCTGAACTTGTGGGCCTCGACGGTGACGGCGGCGGCGACTTCGCCGACGCTCAAGATCTTGACCAGGGCGCCGGCCGGGGCCAGACCGCGATCATAGATGTCGTCGAGGGTGATGGCGTCCTTGCCGTCGAAGGAAGCCAGCAGCCGATCCAGATTGATGGGCTGGAAGACGACCTTGAACGGGTAGTTCTTAAAGCCGCGCTTGGGCAGACGGCGGGCGATGGGCATCTGGCCGCCTTCGAACCAAGCGCGGTGCTTGGCGCCGGCCCGGGAATTCTGGCCCTTGTTGCCGCGACCAGAGGTGCAGCCCCAGCCGGTGGCCCGGCCACGGCCGACGCGCTTGCGGCTGGCCCGCTCCTCGGGGAAGGGATAGAGCTCGTGGAGCTTCATGACTCGGTCACCTCAACGAGATGTTGGACCTTCGCGATCATGCCGACCAGGGTGTCGGTTTTCTCGAAGGAGCGTTCCTGGCGGATTTTCTTCAGGCCAAGTGAAGCCAGGGTGGCGCGCTGCTTGGGCGTGTTGCCGTAGCGGCTTCTCACCAGCTTGACGGTAATGTTTGCCATGGCGTTGCGTCCTTACTTGCGGGGCGTGGACAGGGCCTTGCCACGCATGGCGCTGACCGAGTCGGCGCTGCGCAGCGAAGCCAAGCCTTCCATGGTGGCCCGCAAGACGTTGTGCGGATTGTTGGTGCCGATGGCCTTGGTCAAGATGTCATGGACGCCGCAGGCTTCCATGATGGCGCGCACCGGACCGCCGGCAATAATGCCGGTACCCTTGGAGGCGGGCTTGAGCATGACGCGACCGGCCCCGAACTGGCCGAGGATCTCGTAGGGCAGCGTACCGTCGAGCAGGGGCACCCGGATCATGGCCTTGCGGGCCTGTTCCGTGGCCTTGCGGATGGCTTCAGGCACTTCGTTGGCCTTGCCCAGTCCGTAGCCCACCGAGCCCTTGCCGTCGCCGACGACGACCAGGGCGCTGAAGCTGAACCGACGGCCGCCCTTGACGACCTTGGCGACGCGATTGAGGTACACGATCTTTTCGATCTGAGACAGATCGGATTGCTGTTCCATGCCGTCTTCCTTCGCGCGTTTAGAATTTGAGGCCGCCATCCCGCGCTCCGTCGGCCAGGGCCTGCACCCTGCCGTGGTAGATGTAACCGTTGCGATCAAACACAACGGCCTGGATGTTGCGTTCAAGGGCCTTGGCGGCCAGGTCTTTACCGACCATGGTCGCCGCTTCCTTGTCGGCCTTGACCGCCTCGCCGGCCCTCAAAAGCGTCAGGCTGGAGGAGGACACCAGGGTCTGTCCGGTCAGATCGTCGATCACCTGGGCGTAGATGTGCCGGTTGGACCGGTACACCACGAGCCTGGGGCGTTCGACGGTGCCAGACAGTTTCTTGCGGATGCGGACTTTCCGGCGCGCTCGCGCCAGGGTCTTGGTCATCTTCATGCTGCTAGCCCCTATTTCTTGCCGCCGGACTTACCGGCCTTGCGGCGAATGACTTCGTTTTCGTACTTGATGCCCTTGCCCTTGAAGGGTTCAGGCGGCCGCACGCGACGGATGCGGGCGGCGGTTTCGCCAAGGAGCACCTTGTCGATGCCCGACAAGGTCAGCTTGTTGCCTTCCACCTTGGCTTCAATGCCCTCGGGCAGCTTGAAATCCACCGGGTGGGAGAACCCCACGGCCAGGGACACGGTGTTGCCGGTGGTGGCGACCTTGTAGCCGACGCCGATGACTTCCAGCGTCTTGGTGAAACCCTTGCTCACGCCCTCGACGAGGTTGGCAAGCAAGGTGCGGCGCAGGCCGTGCTGGGCACGGGCCACACGGGTGTCGTCGGTGCGGCTGACCTGGACCTTGCCGTCGGCGACGGCGTAGGCGATCTTGGGATGCGTGGGGGTGGACAGCTGGCCCTTGGGGCCCTTGACCACCACCGCATCGGAAGCCAGCTCAACGGACACGCCGGCGGGCAGCTCGATTTCGCGTTTTCCTATCCTGGACATGACATCTTCTCCGCGGTGGATCTTATTACCAGATTTCGCACAGGAGCTCGCCGCCGACATTGAGCTCGCGAGCCTTGGCTCCTTCCAGGATGCCCCGGGAAGTGGACAGGATGCTGATGCCCAGGCCGTTTTGCACCTTGGGGATGGCCTCGGCCGGCACGTACACGCGCCGTCCGGGCTTGCTCACCCTTTTGAGCCCCGAAATGATCGGTTTGCCGCTCTGATATTTGAGGTTGATGGTCAGCGCTTGCCCGTCCACGGCGAAGTCCCCGATGTAGCCTTCCTCTTTGAGGATGGCGGCAATGGCGGCCTTCAGTTTGGACGTGGGAAACGACAGGTCCGCGTGCAAGGCCCGATGGGCATTGCGGATGCGGGTCAGCATATCGGAAATGGGATCGGTCACCGACATGGCGTCCTTCTCCTTACCAGCTCGACTTGCGCACGCCGGGCATTTCGCCGGTCAGCGACATGTTACGGAAACAAATACGGCAAACGCCGAACTTGCGCAGATACGCCCGGGGACGACCACAGATGGGGCAACGATTGTACGCCCTGGTGGAAAACTTCGGTTTGCGGCTGGCTTTCACCATCAAAGATTTACGGGCCACGTCCGTTCTCCTTACTTTTTAAACGGCATGCCGAGCAGGTCCAGCAACATCTTGCCTTCCTTGTCGGCGGTGGCCGTAGTGACGATGGTGACGTTCATGCCCTTGACGTGCTCGACGCGATCCACGTTGATTTCCGGGAAAATGCTGTGCTCCCGGATACCGAGGGTAAAATTGCCGCGTCCGTCGAATCCACGGTCAGGCACGCCGCGAAAGTCGCGAACCCGAGGCAGGGCAAAATTCATGAGTTTGTCGAGATAATCCCACATCCGATCCCGGCGAAGGGTCACACGGCACCCCACCGGCATGCCCTCCCGGAGCTTAAAGGCCGCGATGGACTTTCGGGCTCGTGTGATCACGGCCTTTTGTCCAGCGATGGCAGTCAGCTCGACCACGGCTTCCTCGATGAGCTTATTGTTGTTGCTCGCTTCGCCCAAACCCATGTTGAGCGAGACAAAGGAAAGCCGGGGGATTTGCATGCTGGAAGTGTACCCGAACTCTTTCTTCAGCTCCGGGGCTACCTTCTCGGCATAGATTTGTTCCAGGCGGGTCATACCGTTTCCTTTTGACGCTAGGCGATTTCGTGGTTGCACTTCTTGCAGAAGCGAACCTTCTTGCCATCAGCGGTGTATTTGTAGCCGACCTTGGCCGGCTTGGCGCAACCTTCGCACAAGAGAGCCACGTTGGAGATGTCCAACGGCGCTTCCTTCTCGATGATTCCGCCGGGGGTCTTGGCGTAGGGATTGGCCTTGGTGTGGCGCTTGACCTGGTTCACCTTTTCCACCAGCACGGCGTTGCGCTTGGGCAGGATCTTTAAGATCTTGCCCACTTTGCCCTTGTCCTTGCCGGCGATGACCATCACCTTGTCGTCTTTACGAATCCGATAGGTTTTCATGTCGTCCTCGATGCGCGTGGGAAGCCCTAGAGGACTTCAGGAGCCAGCGACACGATTTTCATGAAGTTTTTCTGCCGCAGCTCGCGCGCGACCGGTCCGAAGATACGGGTTCCAACCGGCTCGCCCTGGTTGGACAGCAGCACGGCGGAGTTGGAGTCGAACTTGATGTAGGAACCGTCGGCCCGGCCGACTTCCTTTTTGGTCCGAACCACAACGGCCTTCATCACGGCGCCCTTTTTCACCTTGGAATTGGGCAGGGCGTCCTTGACGGACACGACGATGATGTCGCCCACCGTGGCGTAACGGCGACGGGAGCCGCCGAGCACCTTGATGCAGCACACTCGTTTCGCGCCGGAATTGTCCGCCACATCGAGATTGGATTCAACCTGAATCATGTCGAGCTCCTAGACCGCTTTTTCCATGATTTTTTCAAGATGCCACCGCTTACGGGCGGACAGCGGCCGATGCTCGATGATGCTCACGGTATCGCCGATGCCGCAGTCGTTCTGCGGATCATGGGCCATGAACTTGTTGCGGCGACGGATGTACTTTTTGTACAGTGGATGCTTCACCAGGGTCTCGACCATGACCACGATGGTCTTGTCGGCCTTGTCGGAGACCACGACGCCGGTCAGCACCCGGCGATTGCTTTTCTGTTCTTCCATGGTGATCCCCGATTAGCCTTGACGCTTCTTTTCAGTTTGCACCGTCATGATGCGGGCGATGTCCTTGCGGACTTCACGCAGACGGTGGGTCTTTTCCAGCTGGGCCGTGGCGTGCTGAAAGCGCAGCTTGAAGAGTTCCTCGCGGGACTCGCCCAGCTTCTTGCCCAGGGCCTCGACGTCGAGATCGCGCAGTTCGGCGGTCTTCATGGCTACAAGCCCTCCTTGACCACAATCTTGGTCTTGATCGGCAGCTTGTGCTGGGCCCGGGTCAGCGCTTCCTTGGCGGTCTCGATGTCCACGCCCTTGATCTCGTAGAGCACGCGACCGGGCTTGACCGGAGCGAACCAGCCCACAGGAGAGCCTTTGCCCTTGCCCTGACGGACTTCAGCCGGCTTTTCCGTGCGCACGCGGTCCGGGAAGACGCGAATCCAGACTTTGCCGCCGCGCTTGATGTGGCGCATGATGGCGATACGAGCGGATTCAATCTGCTGGCTGGTGAGCTTGCCGTGCTCCAGAGCCTTGATGCCGATTTCACCGAAGTCGATGCTGGCGCCGCGCAGGGCGGGACCGCGCAGGCGGCCCTTTTGCATCTTCCGGAATTTGGTTTTTTTGGGAGCCAACATTACGCTTCCACCTCATGATCCAAAATCTCGCCTTTGAAAATCCAGACCTTGACCCCGATGACGCCGTAGGTGGTCTTGGCGATGGCGTAGCCGTAGTCGATGTCGGCGCGCAGGGTCTGCAGGGGCACCCGACCGTCGCGGTACCATTCGGAGCGGGCGATTTCCGCTCCGGCCAGGCGGCCGGCGCAGGAGACCTTGATGCCCTCGGCGCCGAACTTGCGCGACAGGCCGACGGTGCGCTTCATGGCCCGGCGGAAGGCCACGCGGCGCTCAAGCTGCAGCGCGATGTTCTCGGCGACGAGCTGGGCGTCGATTTCGGGACGGCGGATTTCGTTGACTTCCACCGTGAATTCCCGACCGAAGCGCTGCTTGAGGTCGCCGCGAACCTTCTCGATCTCCGTGCCCTTGCGGCCGATGACAATGCCGGGCCGGGCGGTGTGGATGATCAGGCGAATCTTGCCCCCCGCGCGTTCGATCTCGATCTTCGAGATCCCGGCGTGGTACAGGCTCTTCTTGACGAACTTACGGATCTTGTTGTCCTCGAAAACGAACTCCGGGTAATCCTTCTTGGAAAACCAACGCGAGAGCCAGTTCTTGTTGTATCCGAGGCGAAATCCGTAGGGATGAACTTTCTGTCCCATCTGTCGCTCCTAGTTCTCGGCCACAACGACGGTGATATGGCTCGTGCGCTTGACGATCCGGAAGGCGCGTCCCATGGAGCGGGTCATGATCCGCTTGTGGGTCGGCCCGGGATTGATGATCACCTGCTTGACCGTAAGGTTGTCGATATCCACCCCGGAGATCTGCTCGGCGTTGGCAACGGCCGAGTGGAGCACCTTGCCGATGATCTTGGCCGATTTTTTGGGGGTGAATTTCAGTATGTTCATGGCCTCCTCGACCGGCCGGCCGAGGATGTTGGCGGCGACGAGCCGCGCCTTCTGGGGCGACAGGCGAATGTACTTGGCGATGGCTTTGGCTTCCATGGTTTTGTCCCGACGGGGTGGTCTCCCCGACTACTTTTTCACTTTGCTTTTCTTGTCCGCGGCATGGCCGTGGAAGGTCCGCGTAGGGGCAAACTCGCCGAGTTTGTGCCCGACCATGTTCTCGGAGACAAAAACCGGAATGAACTTTTTCCCGTTGTGCACGGCAAAAGTCAGACCAACCATCTCGGGCAGGATCATGGACCGGCGAGACCAGGTCTTGATCACGCGGCGATCCTTGTTCTCCAGGGCGTAGGCGACCTTCTTTTCCAAGTGATCGTCCACGAACGGACCTTTTTTGAGTGAACGAGGCATAGGCGTTTCCTCTTACTTTTGTCCGCGCCGCTTGACGATAAGCTTGGACGAGGGCTTTTTCTTGTTGCGGGTCTTGTAGCCCTTGGTCGGCTTGCCCCACGGGGTGACCGGGTGACGACCGCCGGAGCTCTTGCCCTCGCCGCCGCCGAGGGGATGGTCAACCGGGTTCATGGCCACGCCGCGAACTTCGGGGCGCTTGCCAAGCCAGCGGTTACGCCCGGCCTTGCCGATGGAGATGTTCTCGTGCATCACGTTGCCGACCTGGCCGACGGTGGCCAGACAGGTGGACAGCACGTTGCGCACTTCGCCCGAAGGCAGACGCAGCAGGGCGTACTTGCCTTCCTTGGCCACGAGCTGGGCATAGGTTCCGGCGGCGCGGCACATCTGGCCGCCGCGCCCTGGGTTCAGCTCGATGTTGTGCAACAGCGTGCCGACCGGAATCTTTTTCAGCTGGAGCGCATTGCCCGGCTTGATGTCGGCGGCGTCGCCGGCGGTGATCATATCGCCGACCTTGATGCCAACCGGCGCCAAAATGTAACGTTTTTCACCGTCAGCGTAATGCAAAAGCGCAATACGGGCGCTACGGTTGGGGTCATACTCGATGGAGAAGACCTTGGCCGGAACCCCGAACTTGTCGCGCTTGAAGTCGATGATGCGATACAGGCGCTTGTTGCCGCCGCCGCGACGACGCGAGGTGATGCGGCCGTAGCAGTTGCGGCCGCACGAGGAGGTAATGCCCTCGGTAAGGGACTTCTCCGGCTCGCTGCGGGTGATCTCCTCGAAGGTAGACACCGTCTGGAACCGGCGGCCGGCCGAGGTCGGCTTAAGCTTGCGGATGGACATGTCTACACCCCTTCGAAGAACTCAATTTTATCGCCCTGGGCCAGGGTCACGTAGGCTTTCTTGTAGCCCGGAATCCGGCCGGTCACGCGTCCCATGCGGGAACGGGCGAGGCTTTTGTGCTTGACCACGCGCACGCCCTTGACCGTGACGGAGAAGGCCTTTTCCACGGCCTTGGCGATCTCGATCTTGTTGGCGGCGGGATGGACAAAAAACACCACCTGGTTGGCGGCGTCCTTCACCATCGTGGCCTTCTCGGAAATAACCGGCTTCAAAAGGATGTTAGCGTATTCCATGACCGAGCCTCTCCTGGACCTTGAGCGCCGCGTCCTTCATCATGACAACATGATCGTGCAGGAGGACGTCATACACATTAAGCATGTCCTGCCGCACGACCTTGATGCCAGGAAGGTTTCTGGCGGAAAGCTCGAGATTGTTATCCGACTCGGGCAGAACAATCAAGGCTTTTTTCCAGCTGAAATCAGAAACGACCTTGGCCATCAGCTTGGTCTTGACTTCCGGCAGCGCGATGGCGTCCAGGAGCACCAGCTGATCTTCCACGACCTTGGCCGAAAGGGCCATGCGCAGGGCCAGCTGGCGGACCTTGCGGTTCACCTTGAAGGAGTAGTCCCGGGGCTGCGGCCCGTGGACAACGGCGCCACCGCGCCACAGGGGCGAACGGGTGGAACCGGCCCGGGCGCGGCCGGTGCCCTTCTGACGCCAGGGCTTCTTGCCGCCGCCGCTGACGAAGGCGCGGGTCTTGACGCTGTGGGTGCCGGCGCGCTTGGCGGCCAGCTGGGCGCGGACAACGAGGTGCAGCAGTTCGGGCTGCACTTCGACTTCAAAAACCTCGGGGGCCAGATCGACAGTGCCGATTTCCTGGCAGCCCTGGTTGAACAATTTCACATTTGCCATGGCTTGCCCCCGTTACCCCTGCTTACGAACCACGACCACGCCGTTGCGCGGGCCGGGAATCTGTCCCTTGACCAAGATCAGGTTCATTTCGGGGCGGACGTCGACCACGGTGATGCTCGGCACGGTCACCGTGCGCGCGCCCATGTGGCCGGCCATCTTCTTGCCCTTCATGACCTTGCCGGGCTCGGTGTTGTTGCCGATGGAACCGCCGGAGCGATGGGCCTTTTCGGTGCCGTGGGTCTTTTTGAGACCGGCGAAGTTCCAGCGCTTCATGACGCCGGCAAACCCTTTACCGATGGAGGTGCCCGTGACCTTGACGATCTCACCCGGGGCGAAGATGTCCACGGTCACGTCCATGCCCTGCTCGAACGGCACGGGGCCGTCCAGGCGGATTTCCTTAAGCACCCGGAAGTAACCGCGGCCGGCCTTGTCCAGATGGCCCTTCTCGGGCTTGTTGGCCTTGCGTTCCGGGATCTCGTCGAACCCGATCTGCATGGCGTTGTACCCGTCTTTTTCCAGGTTCTTGACCTGGGTGACGGGGCAGGGTCCGGCCTGAATAACAGTGACCGGAATAATTGAGCCGTCGTCGCCGAAGACCCGGGTCATGCCCAGTTTTCGGCCGAGAATTCCAAGCGTGGCAGCCATGCCAACCCTTCCTTAGAGCTTAATTTCCACGTCAACACCGGCAGGAAGGCTCAGTTTCCCGAGCGCGTCCACGGTCTGCTGCGTGGGCTCCATAATGTCCAGGAGACGTTTGTGAACCCGCATCTCGAACTGTTCACGGGACTTCTTGTCGACGTGAACCGAGCGGTTGACCGTGACCTTGTGGATGTCCGTGGGCAACGGGATGGGACCGGCAACGCCGGCTCCGGTGTTGCGGGCAGTATCCACGATCTCGGCCACCGCCTTGTCCAGGATGCGGTAGTCGTAGGCCTTCAATTTGATACGGATGCGATCATTTTGCATGGAAACCATGATATTACTCCACAATCTCCGACACGACGCCAGCGCCGACGGTGCGGCCGCCTTCGCGGATGGCAAAGCGCAGGCCCTTTTCCATGGCGATGGGGGCGATCAGTTCCACGTTGAACGTGGCGTTGTCGCCCGGCATGACCATTTCAACACCTTCGTTGAGGGTCACCACGCCGGTGATGTCCGTGGTCCGGAAATAGAATTGGGGACGGTAGCCCGTAAAAAACGGGGTGTGGCGGCCGCCCTCTTCCTTGTTGAGGACGTACACTTCGGCCTTGAACTTGCGGTGCGGCGTGATGGAGCCGGGCTTGGCCAGAACCTGGCCGCGCTCGACGTCGTCGCGCTTGATGCCGCGCAGGAGCACGCCGACGTTGTCGCCAGCCTGGCCCTGATCGAGAATCTTGCGGAACATCTCGACGCCGGTGCAGGTCGTCTTGACCGTGTCCTTGATGCCGATGATGGCCACTTCGTCGCCCACGGTGACGATGCCGCGCTCGACACGACCGGTCACGACGGTGCCGCGGCCGGAGATGGAGAACACGTCTTCGATGGGCATGAGGAACGGCTTGTCGATGTCGCGCTTGGGCTCGGGGATAAACGAGTCGCAGGCGTCGAGCAGCTCGAAGATGGGCGCGGCCTCGGGGCTGTTGACGTCGGCCGCTTCCAGGGCCTTGAGGGCCGAACCCTTGATGACCGGGATGTCGTCGCCAGGGAAGCCGTACTTGGACAGCAGCTCGCGCACTTCCAGCTCGACCAGCTCAAGAAGTTCGGGGTCGTCAACCAGATCGACCTTGTTCATGAACACCACCAGCTGGGGCACGCCGACCTGACGGGCGAGCAGGATGTGCTCACGGGTCTGGGGCATGGGGCCGTCGGTGGCGGCGACGACGAGAATGCCGCCGTCCATCTGGGCCGCGCCGGTGATCATGTTCTTGATGTAGTCGGCGTGACCCGGGCAATCGACGTGGGCGTAGTGCCGCTTGTCGGTCTGGTATTCGACGTGGGCCGTGGCGATGGTGATGCCGCGTTCCTTTTCTTCCGGCGCCTTGTCGATCTGGTCAAAGGGAATGTACTCGCCATTGCCCTTGAGGCTGGCCAGACGCGTGATGGCGGCGGTCAGCGTGGTCTTGCCGTGGTCGATGTGACCGATGGTGCCGATATTGACGTGCGGCTTGTTGCGTTCAAATTTCGCCTTGCCCATAGGATCCCCCTGGAGCTTCCGCGCTTGCGGGTCTTCGTTGTAGTGCGTCCTCGCCCGAAACGCCGCGGGCGTTATTTCTTCTTCATTATCTCTTCAGCCAGACTGGCCGGAACACGCTCGTAGTGGTCGAAGATCATGGTGAACGTGGCGCGGCCCTGGGACTTGGAACGCAAGTCCGTGGCGTAGCCGAACATGGAGGACAGGGGGACGTGGGCCGTGATGACCTGGGCGCCCGCCCGAGCTTCCATGCGGGCGATACGGCCGCGACGGCCATTCAGATCGCCCATGATGTCGCCCATGTATTCGTCCGGAGTGACCACTTCGACGGCCATGATCGGCTCAAGCAGGACGGGCGAGGCCTTCTGCACGGCTTCCTTGAAGCACTGGGAACCGCAGATGAAAAACGCCTGCTCCGAAGAGTCCACTTCGTGGTAGGAACCAAAGACCAGCTTGACGCGGATGTCGACCAGCGGGAAGCCGGCCATGACGCCGCCCTTCATGGCATTCTGGATGCCTTTGTCGACAGCCGGAATGTATTCCTTGGGGATGATGCCGCCGGTGATGTCGTTGACGAATTCGTAGCCGCCGTCTTCCTTGGGCTCGATTTCGAGAACAACATGGCCGTACTGGCCGCGGCCGCCGGTCTGCTTGACGTAACGCAGATCGTTCTTGATCGCCTTGGTGATGGTCTCACGGTAGGCGACCTGGGGCTGGCCGACGTTGGCGTTGACGCCGAATTCACGCATGAGGCGGTCAACGATGATTTCCAGGTGCAATTCGCCCATGCCGGCGATCAGGGTCTGGCCGGATTCCTCGTCGGACTTGACGCGGAACGACGGATCTTCCTTGGTCAACTTGCCCAGGGCCTGGGACAGCGCGTCGCGGTCGGCCTTGGTCTTGGGCTCGATGGCCACTTCGATGACCGGCTCGGGGATGTCCAGGGACTCCAGGGCGACCGGGCGGTTTTCCGCGCACAGGGTGTCGCCGGTGGAGGTGATCTTCATGCCGACGGCGGCCACGATGTCGCCGGCTTCGGCTTCTTTTATCTCTTCACGCTTGTTGGCGTGCATCTTGAGCAGACGTCCGACGCGTTCCTTCTTGCCGGTGTTGGCGTTAAGGACGGTCATGCCGGATTCGATCTTGCCCGAGTACAAGCGCAGGAAGGTCAGGTGGCCGATGAACGGATCGCTCATGAGCTTGAACGCCAGGGCGGCCAGGGGCAGCTTGGGATCGCACGGACACTCGATGGCCTTCTCGGCGTCGTCGGGGTCGTGACCGACCATGGCCGGGATGTCCACCGGAGACGGCAGGTAGTCGACCACGGCGTCGAGCAGGGGCTGCACGCCCTTGTTCTTGAAGGCCGAACCGCACAGCACCGGGCAGATGGCCAGGCCGATGGTGGCCTTGCGCACGCCGGCGATGAGTTCCTCGGGGGTCAGTTCTTCTCCCGCGAGGTACTTCTCCATGAGGGCTTCGTCCTCTTCGGCGATGGCTTCAAGCATCTGCAGGCGCCATTCGTCGTAGAGATCCCGCATGTTGTCCGGGATTTCCTGGGTGACGTATTCCTTGCCCATGGTGGCGTCGTCAAAGATCAGGGCCTTGCCCTGGATCATGTCCACCACGCCGGTGAAGTTGTCTTCGGACCCGATGGGCAGCTGGAGCGGCACGGGCTTGGCGCCCAGGCGGTCCCGGATCATGTCCACGCAGCGGAAGAAGTTCGCGCCGGTGCGATCCATCTTGTTGACGAAGCTCATGCGGGGAACGCGATACCGCTCAGCCTGCCGCCAGACCGTCTCGGTCTGGGGCTCGACGCCGGCAACGGCGTCGAACACGGCCACGGCGCCGTCGAGGACGCGCAGGGAACGCTCGACCTCAATGGTGAAATCCACGTGGCCGGGCGTGTCAATGATGTTGATGCGGTGATCGCGCCAGTAGCAGGTGGTGGCAGCGGA
It contains:
- the rplP gene encoding 50S ribosomal protein L16 — protein: MLAPKKTKFRKMQKGRLRGPALRGASIDFGEIGIKALEHGKLTSQQIESARIAIMRHIKRGGKVWIRVFPDRVRTEKPAEVRQGKGKGSPVGWFAPVKPGRVLYEIKGVDIETAKEALTRAQHKLPIKTKIVVKEGL
- the rplV gene encoding 50S ribosomal protein L22, which codes for MEAKAIAKYIRLSPQKARLVAANILGRPVEEAMNILKFTPKKSAKIIGKVLHSAVANAEQISGVDIDNLTVKQVIINPGPTHKRIMTRSMGRAFRIVKRTSHITVVVAEN
- the rpsC gene encoding 30S ribosomal protein S3 encodes the protein MGQKVHPYGFRLGYNKNWLSRWFSKKDYPEFVFEDNKIRKFVKKSLYHAGISKIEIERAGGKIRLIIHTARPGIVIGRKGTEIEKVRGDLKQRFGREFTVEVNEIRRPEIDAQLVAENIALQLERRVAFRRAMKRTVGLSRKFGAEGIKVSCAGRLAGAEIARSEWYRDGRVPLQTLRADIDYGYAIAKTTYGVIGVKVWIFKGEILDHEVEA
- the rplD gene encoding 50S ribosomal protein L4, with the translated sequence MANVKLFNQGCQEIGTVDLAPEVFEVEVQPELLHLVVRAQLAAKRAGTHSVKTRAFVSGGGKKPWRQKGTGRARAGSTRSPLWRGGAVVHGPQPRDYSFKVNRKVRQLALRMALSAKVVEDQLVLLDAIALPEVKTKLMAKVVSDFSWKKALIVLPESDNNLELSARNLPGIKVVRQDMLNVYDVLLHDHVVMMKDAALKVQERLGHGIR
- the tuf gene encoding elongation factor Tu is translated as MGKAKFERNKPHVNIGTIGHIDHGKTTLTAAITRLASLKGNGEYIPFDQIDKAPEEKERGITIATAHVEYQTDKRHYAHVDCPGHADYIKNMITGAAQMDGGILVVAATDGPMPQTREHILLARQVGVPQLVVFMNKVDLVDDPELLELVELEVRELLSKYGFPGDDIPVIKGSALKALEAADVNSPEAAPIFELLDACDSFIPEPKRDIDKPFLMPIEDVFSISGRGTVVTGRVERGIVTVGDEVAIIGIKDTVKTTCTGVEMFRKILDQGQAGDNVGVLLRGIKRDDVERGQVLAKPGSITPHRKFKAEVYVLNKEEGGRHTPFFTGYRPQFYFRTTDITGVVTLNEGVEMVMPGDNATFNVELIAPIAMEKGLRFAIREGGRTVGAGVVSEIVE
- the rplW gene encoding 50S ribosomal protein L23, which produces MEYANILLKPVISEKATMVKDAANQVVFFVHPAANKIEIAKAVEKAFSVTVKGVRVVKHKSLARSRMGRVTGRIPGYKKAYVTLAQGDKIEFFEGV
- the rplC gene encoding 50S ribosomal protein L3, whose amino-acid sequence is MAATLGILGRKLGMTRVFGDDGSIIPVTVIQAGPCPVTQVKNLEKDGYNAMQIGFDEIPERKANKPEKGHLDKAGRGYFRVLKEIRLDGPVPFEQGMDVTVDIFAPGEIVKVTGTSIGKGFAGVMKRWNFAGLKKTHGTEKAHRSGGSIGNNTEPGKVMKGKKMAGHMGARTVTVPSITVVDVRPEMNLILVKGQIPGPRNGVVVVRKQG
- the rpsJ gene encoding 30S ribosomal protein S10, translating into MVSMQNDRIRIKLKAYDYRILDKAVAEIVDTARNTGAGVAGPIPLPTDIHKVTVNRSVHVDKKSREQFEMRVHKRLLDIMEPTQQTVDALGKLSLPAGVDVEIKL
- the rpsS gene encoding 30S ribosomal protein S19; this translates as MPRSLKKGPFVDDHLEKKVAYALENKDRRVIKTWSRRSMILPEMVGLTFAVHNGKKFIPVFVSENMVGHKLGEFAPTRTFHGHAADKKSKVKK
- the rplB gene encoding 50S ribosomal protein L2; the encoded protein is MSIRKLKPTSAGRRFQTVSTFEEITRSEPEKSLTEGITSSCGRNCYGRITSRRRGGGNKRLYRIIDFKRDKFGVPAKVFSIEYDPNRSARIALLHYADGEKRYILAPVGIKVGDMITAGDAADIKPGNALQLKKIPVGTLLHNIELNPGRGGQMCRAAGTYAQLVAKEGKYALLRLPSGEVRNVLSTCLATVGQVGNVMHENISIGKAGRNRWLGKRPEVRGVAMNPVDHPLGGGEGKSSGGRHPVTPWGKPTKGYKTRNKKKPSSKLIVKRRGQK